One genomic segment of Pseudoalteromonas sp. GCY includes these proteins:
- the murG gene encoding undecaprenyldiphospho-muramoylpentapeptide beta-N-acetylglucosaminyltransferase, whose amino-acid sequence MTKRLLVVAGGTGGHIFPGIAVAQFLQAQAWQVSWVGTADRMEADVVPRYGFEIDFIAMKGVRGNGVKRLITAPFMVLKAVLAAKRILQQRKPDVVLAMGGYVTGPVGVAAKLLGIPLVIHEQNAVAGMSNKLLAKIASRVLAGFPGAFSEKLAQVVGNPVRASVADISDKPIAAPLNLLIVGGSLGAKALNETVPEGLKLLQQQVASIALNIRHQSGKHNQDDTQQRYESAGINAEVSEFIHDMDAAYAWADLVICRAGALTVSEIAAAGKTAIFVPFPHAVDDHQTANAQFLVSAGAAYILQQTTLTPETLATTLQPLVIEPQKIATMAAKARQCGKSEATAKVAQICTELSN is encoded by the coding sequence ATGACAAAACGTCTTCTAGTGGTCGCGGGCGGTACAGGTGGACATATTTTTCCAGGTATTGCAGTGGCACAATTTTTACAAGCGCAGGCTTGGCAAGTGAGCTGGGTTGGCACCGCAGATAGAATGGAAGCCGATGTTGTGCCGCGTTACGGTTTTGAAATTGATTTCATTGCCATGAAAGGCGTACGTGGTAACGGGGTCAAACGATTAATAACCGCACCATTTATGGTTTTAAAAGCGGTACTTGCAGCAAAGCGTATTTTACAACAGCGTAAACCTGATGTGGTGTTAGCCATGGGCGGTTATGTAACAGGCCCGGTAGGCGTTGCTGCGAAACTGCTTGGGATCCCTTTGGTGATCCATGAGCAAAATGCGGTTGCGGGTATGAGCAATAAGTTGCTGGCGAAAATTGCAAGTCGCGTATTGGCTGGTTTTCCCGGCGCATTCAGTGAAAAGCTCGCTCAGGTTGTGGGGAATCCGGTACGTGCAAGTGTTGCTGACATTAGCGATAAACCCATTGCAGCGCCGTTAAATCTATTAATTGTAGGTGGTTCATTGGGAGCAAAAGCACTGAATGAAACCGTGCCAGAAGGACTTAAGTTACTTCAGCAACAGGTGGCCAGTATCGCATTAAATATTCGTCATCAAAGCGGTAAACATAACCAAGACGATACACAACAACGATATGAAAGTGCGGGCATTAATGCTGAGGTCAGCGAGTTCATTCATGATATGGATGCCGCATACGCTTGGGCTGATCTGGTTATTTGCCGTGCCGGTGCGCTTACCGTGAGTGAGATAGCCGCAGCTGGGAAAACGGCGATTTTTGTGCCTTTTCCACATGCCGTTGACGATCACCAGACGGCTAACGCGCAATTTTTAGTGTCGGCTGGGGCCGCTTATATATTGCAGCAAACTACACTGACGCCAGAAACGCTAGCAACTACACTGCAGCCACTTGTTATTGAGCCGCAAAAAATTGCGACCATGGCAGCAAAAGCGAGACAATGCGGTAAGTCGGAGGCAACAGCGAAAGTTGCCCAAATTTGTACAGAATTATCGAACTAG
- the murC gene encoding UDP-N-acetylmuramate--L-alanine ligase, whose product MEASSRRAMRRINTIHFIGIGGAGMGGIAEVLAFEGYRITGSDIAKSTMTERLTNMGAEIFIGHQAENVKMADVVVVSSAINDQNPEIQAAKANRTPIVRRAEMLAELMRFRHGIAVAGTHGKTTTTSLIASIFARAELDPTFIIGGLLNSAGSNAKVGSSEYLIAEADESDASFLHLQPMVSVVTNIEEDHMDTYDGDFEKMKDTYIEFIHNLPFYGLAVVCIDSPVVRELLPRFARPTITYGEANDADYQLLDFKQTQSESHFKVRTKDGELLEVKLNMPGKHNALNALASIAVAKDHNIENEAIYQALANFEGVGRRFQHYGSFNNEVGEVMLVDDYGHHPSEVAMTIKAAKSGWPDKRLVMIYQPHRYSRTRDLYEDFVKVLCDVDKLLLLDVYSAGEAPIVGADSKSLCRSLRQRGVEPIHISDHGELAKVLASTMEDGDLVLTQGAGNIGQIVKQLAATGLSIAQLKQSEL is encoded by the coding sequence ATGGAAGCTTCAAGCAGAAGAGCAATGCGACGTATCAACACCATCCACTTTATCGGGATTGGTGGTGCTGGTATGGGTGGGATTGCAGAAGTGCTGGCCTTTGAAGGTTACCGAATTACAGGCTCAGATATCGCCAAAAGTACGATGACAGAGCGATTAACAAATATGGGCGCCGAGATCTTTATCGGCCACCAAGCTGAAAATGTAAAAATGGCCGATGTGGTTGTGGTATCGAGTGCAATCAACGACCAAAACCCAGAGATCCAAGCGGCGAAGGCAAACCGTACGCCAATCGTTCGTCGCGCCGAAATGCTCGCCGAGTTGATGCGTTTTCGTCACGGGATTGCGGTAGCAGGAACACATGGTAAGACCACAACGACGAGCCTGATTGCGAGTATTTTTGCGCGGGCTGAGCTGGATCCAACCTTTATTATCGGTGGCTTGCTCAATAGTGCTGGCAGTAATGCCAAAGTCGGCAGCAGTGAATATCTTATCGCAGAAGCGGACGAGAGCGATGCATCGTTTTTGCATTTGCAGCCGATGGTGTCGGTGGTAACAAATATCGAAGAAGACCACATGGATACTTACGACGGTGACTTCGAAAAAATGAAAGACACCTACATCGAGTTTATCCATAACTTACCATTTTATGGTCTGGCGGTGGTGTGTATTGATTCGCCAGTCGTGAGAGAATTATTGCCACGCTTTGCAAGGCCGACAATCACGTATGGTGAGGCTAACGATGCGGATTATCAGTTACTGGACTTCAAGCAAACACAAAGTGAATCACACTTTAAAGTCAGAACCAAAGACGGTGAGTTACTTGAAGTGAAGCTAAATATGCCAGGTAAGCACAATGCATTGAACGCGCTGGCATCTATTGCAGTTGCAAAAGATCACAATATTGAAAACGAAGCGATTTATCAGGCGCTAGCCAATTTTGAAGGTGTAGGACGTCGCTTCCAGCATTACGGCTCATTCAATAATGAAGTGGGTGAGGTGATGTTGGTTGATGATTATGGTCACCACCCGTCTGAAGTTGCGATGACGATAAAAGCAGCTAAATCTGGTTGGCCTGATAAGCGTTTGGTTATGATTTATCAGCCACATCGCTATAGTCGAACACGCGATTTATATGAAGATTTCGTAAAAGTGCTTTGCGATGTTGATAAACTACTGCTGTTAGATGTATATAGTGCCGGTGAAGCGCCCATCGTTGGTGCGGATAGTAAAAGTTTGTGCCGTAGTCTCCGTCAACGTGGCGTTGAGCCGATTCATATCAGTGACCATGGTGAATTGGCGAAAGTGTTGGCAAGCACCATGGAAGATGGTGATTTAGTGTTGACGCAAGGGGCTGGCAATATAGGTCAAATCGTGAAGCAGTTAGCCGCAACCGGGCTATCGATAGCGCAGTTAAAACAGAGTGAATTATGA
- a CDS encoding D-alanine--D-alanine ligase: protein MSSQFGKVAVLLGGSSAEREVSLKSGNAVLNAFVNQGVDAIAFDPAERNLWQLKDLGVDRVFIALHGRGGEDGTIQGALEFMGIPYTGSGVLGSALAMDKVRCKHLFQSAKLSTAPYAVVSKETGFDAKALIAEFGKVMVKPSHEGSSIGMAQADSEETLTAALNNAFKFDDQVLIEQWITGREFTVSMLGKEALPVIEMRTPRGFYDYEAKYQVNSTEYYCPADISAAHTEQLQVMAKHAFELVGATGWGRVDAMQDEQGHFYLLEVNTVPGMTEKSLVPMAAKATGVSFEQLVVRILEQTL from the coding sequence ATGAGTAGTCAGTTTGGAAAAGTAGCCGTATTACTTGGCGGTAGTTCAGCAGAGCGTGAGGTGTCGCTAAAGTCTGGTAATGCAGTGTTAAATGCCTTTGTTAATCAAGGTGTTGATGCTATTGCATTTGATCCAGCAGAACGTAATTTATGGCAACTTAAAGACCTAGGTGTGGACCGCGTATTCATTGCACTGCATGGCCGTGGTGGCGAAGATGGTACTATTCAAGGTGCGCTTGAGTTTATGGGAATACCATATACAGGAAGCGGTGTACTTGGTAGTGCGCTTGCGATGGATAAAGTCCGCTGTAAGCATCTTTTTCAGTCTGCCAAGTTAAGTACAGCACCTTATGCTGTCGTAAGCAAAGAGACGGGTTTTGATGCTAAGGCGCTAATAGCTGAGTTTGGCAAAGTCATGGTAAAGCCAAGTCACGAAGGCTCGAGCATAGGTATGGCTCAGGCAGACAGCGAAGAAACCCTGACTGCGGCATTAAATAATGCCTTTAAGTTTGACGATCAAGTTCTCATTGAACAATGGATCACTGGACGTGAGTTTACCGTGTCTATGCTCGGTAAAGAGGCATTACCTGTTATTGAAATGCGTACGCCTCGTGGCTTTTACGATTATGAAGCCAAATACCAAGTCAACAGTACAGAATATTATTGTCCGGCGGATATTAGCGCTGCACACACTGAGCAATTACAAGTGATGGCAAAGCACGCTTTTGAATTGGTTGGTGCCACTGGTTGGGGACGCGTTGACGCTATGCAAGATGAGCAGGGGCATTTCTATCTACTCGAGGTAAATACCGTACCAGGTATGACCGAAAAGTCGTTGGTGCCGATGGCAGCAAAAGCAACGGGTGTAAGTTTTGAGCAATTAGTTGTTCGCATTTTGGAGCAAACGCTTTAA
- a CDS encoding cell division protein FtsQ/DivIB yields MRAFLAGLKLISSRVNWPLFWGLSFFFVVIFTLVRGTYWVSDWLVAHHDAQIKTLKVLGKPHYTNEDDIVAAIKTADLNSFFELDVKAVHKAVKSLPWIATVSVRKQWPDTLQVYVVEHKPVAHWNSDSLLNDDGEVFQASSNKLPQGLPELYGPEGSAEEAWQTFKQFKALLAVNQFTLESLALSERFAWQLWLDNGIRLNLGREDKAKRVQRFIDVYPRMERPEGKVIDVIDLRYDTGLAVSWKEPTEQQEQQNNKSEA; encoded by the coding sequence ATGCGAGCATTTTTGGCAGGGTTGAAGCTGATCAGTTCAAGAGTGAACTGGCCCCTTTTCTGGGGACTTAGCTTCTTCTTTGTGGTGATTTTTACATTGGTAAGAGGAACATACTGGGTAAGTGATTGGTTAGTTGCACATCATGATGCGCAAATAAAAACACTCAAAGTGCTCGGTAAACCGCATTATACCAATGAAGATGACATTGTGGCGGCAATTAAAACCGCAGATTTAAATAGTTTTTTTGAGCTTGATGTAAAAGCAGTCCACAAGGCGGTAAAGTCTTTACCTTGGATTGCGACAGTGTCAGTCAGAAAACAATGGCCGGATACGCTGCAAGTCTATGTAGTGGAACATAAGCCGGTTGCGCATTGGAATAGCGATTCATTACTCAATGATGATGGCGAAGTATTCCAAGCGAGTAGTAACAAATTGCCGCAAGGGCTGCCTGAATTATACGGCCCTGAAGGGAGTGCTGAAGAAGCATGGCAAACATTTAAGCAGTTTAAAGCCTTGTTGGCGGTAAATCAGTTTACGTTGGAAAGTTTAGCGCTTTCAGAACGATTTGCTTGGCAGCTATGGCTAGACAATGGGATCCGCTTAAATTTAGGGCGTGAAGACAAAGCCAAACGAGTACAACGTTTTATTGACGTGTATCCACGTATGGAACGCCCTGAAGGTAAAGTAATCGATGTCATTGATTTACGCTACGACACGGGACTGGCAGTGAGTTGGAAAGAACCTACTGAGCAGCAAGAACAACAAAATAACAAGAGTGAAGCATGA
- the ftsA gene encoding cell division protein FtsA, with translation MTKSAERNLVIGLDVGTSKVVATVGEITVDNQLSIVGVGRQESHGMDKGGVNDLDLVSESIKRAVDEAELMADCRISSVYLGISGKHIQCQNESGVVAINNAEVTDDDIANVIHIARSVPMSAERKMLHSLPQEYSIDMQEGIKNPLGMSGVRMEAKAHIITCSNDMAKNIEKCVERCGLQVDQLTFNALASCYSVLTEDEKELGVAVLDIGGGTMDIAIYVNGALRHTAVIPVAGNQVTGDIAKIFRTPISHAESLKVQYAFASSQMASSEETIEVPSVGGRPARVMSRHTLSEVVEPRFRELFELAQEELRRSGFEDQIAAGLVITGGSAKMQGAQEVAEDIFQMPVRIGKPIGIKGLTDYVDDPAYATAVGLLQYGRSLQSMNAQKSKVDAEGSWWNRVTKWFQGEF, from the coding sequence ATGACAAAGTCGGCAGAAAGAAACTTAGTGATTGGATTAGATGTTGGCACATCAAAGGTCGTCGCCACAGTTGGGGAGATCACTGTGGACAATCAACTTAGTATTGTCGGTGTCGGACGCCAAGAGTCTCACGGCATGGATAAGGGCGGGGTAAACGATTTAGACCTCGTTTCTGAGTCTATTAAACGCGCTGTAGATGAAGCGGAGCTAATGGCTGATTGCAGAATAAGCTCGGTTTATTTGGGGATCTCAGGCAAACATATTCAGTGTCAAAACGAAAGTGGCGTGGTGGCAATAAACAATGCTGAAGTCACAGACGATGATATCGCCAATGTTATTCACATTGCACGCTCTGTACCTATGTCTGCCGAACGCAAAATGCTGCACTCATTGCCGCAAGAATATAGCATCGACATGCAAGAGGGGATCAAAAACCCTCTAGGTATGAGTGGCGTAAGGATGGAAGCGAAAGCACATATCATTACGTGTTCGAATGACATGGCAAAGAATATTGAAAAGTGTGTTGAACGCTGTGGTTTACAGGTAGACCAATTAACGTTTAACGCCTTGGCGTCATGTTACTCGGTGTTGACAGAAGATGAAAAAGAGCTTGGTGTTGCGGTATTAGATATCGGTGGTGGCACCATGGATATTGCGATTTATGTGAATGGAGCGCTGCGTCATACTGCCGTGATCCCGGTTGCGGGCAATCAGGTCACAGGCGATATAGCAAAAATATTTAGAACACCTATTTCGCATGCCGAGTCTCTGAAAGTACAATATGCTTTCGCGTCGAGCCAAATGGCATCAAGCGAAGAAACCATCGAAGTACCAAGTGTTGGTGGACGTCCTGCTCGGGTAATGTCTCGCCATACTTTGTCTGAAGTGGTAGAGCCAAGATTTAGAGAACTGTTTGAGCTTGCACAAGAAGAATTACGTCGATCAGGTTTTGAAGATCAAATTGCGGCTGGTCTTGTTATCACTGGCGGTAGTGCCAAGATGCAAGGTGCACAAGAAGTCGCAGAAGATATATTCCAAATGCCAGTAAGAATAGGGAAACCAATTGGCATTAAGGGATTAACAGATTATGTAGATGACCCTGCATATGCAACGGCGGTAGGTTTGTTACAATACGGCCGTTCACTACAATCGATGAATGCACAGAAGTCGAAAGTAGATGCAGAGGGGAGTTGGTGGAACCGTGTTACAAAATGGTTCCAAGGCGAGTTTTAA
- the ftsZ gene encoding cell division protein FtsZ has protein sequence MFDIMEQHSEEAVIKVIGVGGGGGNAVEHMVNQEIEGVRFIVANTDAQALRRSSADITVQLGTQITSGLGAGANPEVGRSAAEEDLETIKSSLEGADMVFIAAGMGGGTGTGAAPVVARAAKELGILTVAVVTRPFDLEGKKRMAAAEQGIAELSEIVDSLITIPNNKLLKVLGKGTTLLDAFAKANDVLYGAVQGIAELITRSGLINVDFADVRTVMSAMGTAMMGTASATGPDRAQEAAEAAISSPLLEDVDLTGAKGILVNITAGMDITIEEFEVVGNHVKALASENATVVVGAVIDPEMSEELRVTVVATGLGGDRRPQFGIVDNGFRQASGSDAVGGTQTSSQTSMYVPSFTQPQTSGAEPEQPAEAPAPQVQEQKPQHASSSASAKGNDSKEKGDYFDIPAFLRKQSD, from the coding sequence ATGTTTGATATTATGGAACAGCACAGCGAAGAAGCTGTCATTAAAGTCATCGGTGTCGGTGGCGGCGGCGGTAACGCCGTAGAACACATGGTAAACCAAGAAATTGAAGGTGTACGTTTTATCGTAGCGAATACTGACGCACAAGCGTTACGCCGTTCGTCTGCGGATATTACCGTACAGCTGGGTACTCAAATTACTTCAGGTCTTGGAGCCGGTGCAAACCCAGAAGTGGGCCGCAGCGCAGCAGAAGAAGATCTAGAAACCATCAAGAGCAGCCTTGAAGGTGCAGACATGGTATTTATCGCAGCCGGTATGGGCGGCGGTACAGGTACCGGTGCCGCACCTGTTGTTGCACGCGCAGCAAAAGAACTTGGTATTTTAACTGTGGCTGTAGTAACGCGTCCTTTCGACCTTGAAGGTAAAAAGCGCATGGCTGCGGCTGAGCAAGGCATTGCTGAGTTGTCAGAAATTGTAGATTCACTTATTACAATTCCAAACAACAAATTGCTTAAAGTTCTTGGTAAAGGGACTACACTGCTAGATGCCTTCGCAAAAGCAAATGACGTACTTTATGGTGCGGTACAAGGCATTGCAGAGTTGATCACACGTTCAGGTCTAATCAACGTTGACTTTGCGGATGTTAGAACCGTGATGTCAGCAATGGGGACTGCAATGATGGGGACGGCTTCGGCAACAGGTCCTGATCGTGCACAAGAAGCAGCGGAAGCGGCGATCTCTAGCCCGCTTTTAGAAGATGTTGACCTAACTGGCGCGAAAGGTATTTTGGTTAATATCACCGCTGGCATGGATATTACTATCGAAGAGTTTGAGGTCGTTGGTAACCATGTGAAAGCGTTAGCGTCAGAGAACGCAACTGTGGTAGTAGGTGCTGTTATTGACCCTGAAATGAGCGAAGAGCTAAGAGTGACAGTGGTTGCTACCGGCTTAGGTGGTGACCGTCGTCCGCAATTCGGTATTGTAGACAATGGCTTTAGACAAGCCTCAGGTTCAGATGCGGTAGGTGGCACACAAACTAGCTCACAAACGAGCATGTATGTGCCAAGCTTTACGCAACCACAAACGTCAGGGGCAGAACCTGAGCAGCCAGCTGAAGCGCCAGCACCACAAGTGCAAGAGCAGAAGCCACAACACGCTTCTAGTTCAGCAAGCGCAAAAGGTAACGACAGTAAAGAAAAAGGTGACTACTTCGATATTCCGGCTTTTTTACGTAAGCAGTCAGACTAA
- the lpxC gene encoding UDP-3-O-acyl-N-acetylglucosamine deacetylase, with product MIKQRTIAQVVKATGVGLHKGEKVTITLRPAGVNTGVVFRRVDLDPVVDFETTPEAVGDTQLCTCLTNKDGVRLSTTEHLIAAVAALGIDNLIVELDSAEVPIMDGSALPFIYLIQKGGIEEQNAAKRFIRIKEKVRVEDGDKWAEIEPYDGFHIDFEIDFNHPAINASRQRIGLDITAQSFTEEISRARTFGFMRDIEYMHANNLALGGSMDNAVVLDQFKVLNPDGLRYADEFVKHKILDCVGDMFMAGHNILGKISCYKSGHGLNNMLLREIMATESAWEWATFEEPVSMPAPGMEAGINTATA from the coding sequence ATGATTAAACAACGTACGATTGCACAAGTCGTTAAAGCCACAGGTGTAGGTTTACACAAAGGTGAAAAGGTCACGATCACTCTCCGACCAGCTGGTGTGAATACAGGTGTTGTATTTCGCCGCGTTGATCTAGACCCTGTTGTTGATTTTGAAACAACACCAGAAGCTGTGGGCGACACGCAACTGTGTACGTGTTTAACAAATAAAGACGGCGTTCGCTTGTCTACTACTGAGCATTTGATTGCGGCGGTAGCTGCGCTGGGGATTGATAACCTTATCGTAGAGTTAGACAGCGCCGAAGTGCCTATTATGGATGGCAGTGCATTGCCATTCATCTACTTAATTCAAAAAGGCGGTATTGAAGAGCAAAACGCTGCCAAGCGCTTTATTCGCATCAAAGAAAAAGTGCGTGTTGAAGATGGCGACAAGTGGGCTGAAATTGAGCCTTACGATGGTTTCCACATCGACTTTGAAATCGACTTCAATCACCCTGCGATCAATGCCAGCCGCCAACGTATTGGATTAGACATTACCGCTCAAAGCTTTACTGAAGAGATCAGTCGTGCTCGTACTTTTGGTTTTATGCGTGATATTGAATACATGCATGCGAACAACTTAGCCTTAGGTGGCAGCATGGATAACGCGGTTGTTTTAGACCAGTTTAAAGTATTAAACCCAGATGGCCTGCGTTATGCGGATGAGTTTGTTAAACACAAGATCTTAGACTGTGTGGGTGATATGTTTATGGCAGGTCACAACATTTTAGGTAAGATCTCATGCTATAAATCAGGCCATGGCCTAAACAATATGTTGCTTCGTGAAATCATGGCGACTGAGTCAGCATGGGAGTGGGCAACATTCGAAGAGCCAGTCAGTATGCCTGCGCCAGGAATGGAAGCGGGTATCAATACCGCAACGGCATAA
- a CDS encoding DUF721 domain-containing protein, translated as MAKNRYNPKPLDEVMGGWSDKLNQYGQKSAQAAQLQSCLEDTLGPILSKKCRVAHYKEGTLTIEAASATLATRLNFLKMDILSAFRKVGLHDCALVKITTNPEAQQRLTNKVESQSSTYQANRSMSQATGEHLLALAQSAPPSLKAKLERLAKHANTTQKK; from the coding sequence TTGGCTAAAAATCGCTACAATCCAAAACCGCTTGATGAAGTGATGGGTGGGTGGTCGGATAAACTCAATCAATATGGCCAAAAAAGTGCCCAAGCGGCACAGTTACAGAGCTGTTTGGAAGACACGCTAGGCCCTATTTTGAGTAAGAAGTGCCGTGTCGCTCACTACAAAGAGGGGACACTGACGATAGAAGCGGCTTCAGCAACGCTTGCTACTCGGTTAAACTTTTTGAAAATGGATATTCTCAGTGCATTTAGAAAAGTTGGGTTACATGACTGTGCATTGGTTAAAATTACCACCAATCCAGAAGCTCAACAGCGTCTTACCAACAAAGTGGAATCCCAATCTTCGACCTATCAAGCCAATCGAAGTATGAGCCAAGCCACTGGTGAGCATTTGCTAGCGCTAGCGCAATCCGCTCCACCATCGCTTAAGGCGAAACTAGAAAGACTCGCTAAACACGCAAACACAACGCAAAAAAAATGA